In Liolophura sinensis isolate JHLJ2023 chromosome 2, CUHK_Ljap_v2, whole genome shotgun sequence, a genomic segment contains:
- the LOC135462733 gene encoding zinc finger protein 30-like — protein MAYIVQSDVSLDSKSAVETLLQIPLDMIKQDMVSCYCNHGHDPENSNANSSSTFSKEEMLLEKVKISDEAVKSGSCENDVAESSPVYTDFMKKEKDKEIKGVTKKETLNLENMSSYWDMNSDESSIDNVKAYIVGGGFMELSPLIDLKERATVVTYKQEFPEVEIKMALRPHKITGVFSHSSIVDRAAISPGMADGVDLTIDRSAETKSFLVLRPENKYKTSGTKAGLSSRLKVEKVSKLSRKKFAQPVQKVSLWHTNKGKAFEKYMCIRGCDMKPRHSRRQKLGINFREKMISVNRGIYTCLKIKNNTGEVSNDAAQVRAGVDKAVVRLEACATCSCKKGKWRKCRCSEIIKLSPSSLGLDRSTAGEISGCDQMHREAETSSDQCTQGVKNVSSNTGRIRRKKSGQGECESPGRLIEDSAVKTVQKGIRRRLKHTCKHIEVKSGKAFLMEKYSFVQKEELIRAETNDVTVMNRRCCLTVEICHRSDLSTAKVETHMCARCRKCFTDARSLKNHLRTHTGDLPVGCELCDKRFTCVSALNRHRKKHLDANSYTCMECGKNFRLRASLQRHQVVHSGVRRFTCQVCQKKFMWPACLSRHATVHTRERPFRCEVCQKSFGYLSTLHRHRFTHTGIKPFSCPLCHRRFTRMGAVKRHLNRTCKVQRLDKHEDYVYTRN, from the exons ATGGCCTACATTGTACAGTCTGATGTAAGCTTGGACTCCAAAAGTGCTGTAGAGACATTGCTGCAGATCCCCCTGGACATGATCAAGCAAGACATGGTTAGCTGCTATTGTAACCATGGTCACGATCCTGAAAACTCCAATGCGAACTCCAGCTCAACATTTTCGAAAGAGGAAATGTTGTTGGAGAAGGTCAAGATTTCTGATGAGGCAGTGAAGAGTGGAAGTTGCGAAAACGATGTGGCAGAAAGTTCTCCAGTCTACACAGATTtcatgaagaaagaaaaagacaagGAAATTAAAGGTGTAACTAAGAAAGAAACTTTGAATTTGGAGAACATGTCCTCATACTGGGACATGAACTCAGATGAATCAAGCATTGACAATGTCAAGGCATATATTGTAGGAGGTGGCTTtatggagttgtctcccctgattgATCTGAAAGAGAGAGCTACAGTGGTGACTTACAAACAAGAGTTTCCGGAAGTGGAAATCAAGATGGCCTTGAGACCTCACAAAATCACAGGGGTTTTCTCCCACAGCAGCATCGTAGATAGAGCTGCCATTAGTCCTGGGATGGCAGACGGAGTGGACTTGACCATAGACCGTTCTGCAGAGACTAAATCATTCCTTGTACTGAGGcctgaaaataaatacaaaaccaGTGGCACAAAAGCAGGGTTGTCTTCAAGGTTGAAAGTCGAAAAAGTTTCAAAGCTCAGCAGGAAAAAATTTGCACAACCTGTCCAAAAAGTCTCACTGTGGCACACCAATAAGGGGAAAGCTTttgagaagtacatgtgtatcagaGGTTGTGACATGAAACCAAGACATTCACGCCGACAAAAGCTCGGGATTAATTTCAGGGAGAAGATGATATCTGTAAACCGTGGCATATACACATGCCTGAAGATAAAAAACAATACAG GAGAGGTGAGCAATGATGCTGCACAAGTCAGAGCAGGAGTCGACAAGGCTGTGGTAAGACTGGAAGCTTGTGCCACTTGTTCTTGTAAAAAG GGGAAATGGAGGAAGTGTCGCTGCTCAGAGATTATAAAGTTGAGTCCTTCCTCACTGGGGCTTGACAGAAGTACAGCTGGTGAGATTAGTGGATGTGATCAAATGCATCGAGAAGCTGAGACAAGCTCAGACCAATGTACACAAGGTGTCAAGAATGTGTCGTCCAACACTGGCCGAATACGTCGGAAGAAGTCTGGTCAGGGAGAATGTGAATCTCCAGGGAGACTTATTGAGGATTCTGCAGTCAAAACAGTTCAGAAAGGGATTCGTCGTAgacttaaacatacatgtaagcatattgAAGTAAAATCTGGTAAAGCATTTCTGATGGAAAAATACAGCTTTGTGCAGAAGGAGGAGTTGATAAGGGCGGAGACGAATGATGTCACGGTGATGAACAGACGCTGTTGTCTGACGGTCGAAATCTGCCATCGTTCTGACCTGTCCACTGCCAAGGTGGAGACACACATGTGTGCCAGGTGCAGGAAGTGTTTCACGGATGCAAGGAGTTTAAAGAACCACTTGCGCACACACACAGGTGACCTGCCGGTTGGGTGCGAGCTGTGCGACAAGCGCTTCACTTGCGTATCAGCACTGAATCGTCACAGGAAGAAGCATTTGGATGCAAACAGCTACACCTGCATGGAATGCGGAAAGAACTTCAGGCTGCGAGCATCTTTACAGAGGCACCAGGTTGTGCACTCAGGTGTGAGACGcttcacctgtcaggtgtgtcAGAAAAAGTTCATGTGGCCGGCGTGCTTGAGCCGTCACGCAACAGTGCACACCAGAGAAAGGCCCTTCCGGTGTGAGGTATGTCAAAAAAGCTTTGGGTACTTATCCACCTTACATAGGCATCGCTTTACGCACACTGGAATTAAACCATTTTCCTGTCCGCTCTGCCACAGGAGATTTACCCGCATGGGTGCCGTAAAAAGACATCTAAACCGTACATGTAAGGTACAGAGATTGGACAAACACGAAGACTATGTGTATACACGAAATTGA